From the genome of Muricauda sp. SCSIO 64092, one region includes:
- a CDS encoding DUF1573 domain-containing protein — protein MKRGILLLFVGLFTLSLSAQEKTAKIEFKNETIDYGEIEKGSDGVRVFEFTNNGDAPLVISDVKSSCGCTIPKKPEEPIMPGKTGEIQVKYDTNRVGPIRKAITVISNADTPTKVLKIKGTVKSEGAK, from the coding sequence ATGAAAAGAGGAATACTTTTATTGTTTGTAGGGCTCTTTACCTTAAGCCTTAGTGCCCAAGAAAAGACAGCGAAGATTGAATTCAAGAACGAAACCATTGACTACGGCGAAATTGAAAAAGGAAGTGATGGTGTCCGCGTGTTTGAATTTACCAACAACGGTGATGCCCCGTTGGTCATTAGCGATGTGAAGTCCAGCTGTGGATGTACCATTCCCAAAAAACCCGAAGAACCTATTATGCCAGGAAAAACCGGGGAGATTCAAGTTAAATATGATACCAATCGTGTAGGCCCCATCCGCAAAGCGATAACCGTAATTTCCAACGCGGATACGCCAACAAAAGTTTTAAAAATAAAAGGGACCGTTAAATCCGAAGGGGCGAAATAG
- a CDS encoding aspartyl protease family protein: MNKQIRYLLLLALAISSFGFGQRFHITNKKKFEKVKFELINNLMVVPVELNGSKLKFILDTGVSSPILFNLTSQDSIQVNQVSQILLRGLGDGEPIEALKSTRNKFKVGGAVSHNQMLYVVLDKDLNFSTSLGIPIHGIIGYDVFKDFVVEVNYAKRHLKLYNPEDYQYKDSKKIETIPLIVDGKKAFVDGAITREDDTEIPVKLLVDTGSSDALWLFHDPEKGLEIPNQNYEDFLGKGLNGNIFGKRTKLKGMRIGSFQFNEAKVAFPYKESFYAIKNLGNRNGSVGGEVLKRFNIIFDYPNNKLSLSKNSNFNAPFQYNLAGIDLQHNGVRYISESITDPRGVVKTEHSKNSLGNVQIILGNSTRLSLVPEIVVSSIRAGSPAAEAGLKEGDVILAVNGKRIHNYKLQEILQMLNQREGKRVRVLIERYNRDILYSFVLKDLFKTKKP; encoded by the coding sequence TTGAATAAACAGATACGATATTTGCTCCTTCTTGCCCTTGCGATTTCCTCGTTTGGTTTTGGCCAACGTTTCCATATCACGAACAAAAAAAAGTTTGAAAAAGTAAAGTTTGAATTGATCAATAACCTGATGGTGGTCCCAGTGGAATTGAACGGTTCAAAACTGAAATTCATTTTGGATACGGGGGTCAGCAGTCCCATTCTTTTCAACCTTACCTCCCAAGATTCCATACAGGTCAACCAAGTTTCCCAAATCTTGTTGAGGGGCTTGGGTGATGGGGAACCTATCGAAGCCCTTAAGTCCACTAGAAATAAGTTTAAAGTCGGTGGTGCCGTCTCCCATAATCAAATGCTCTATGTGGTGCTTGACAAGGATTTGAATTTTTCGACCTCATTGGGCATTCCCATCCACGGTATTATTGGGTACGATGTTTTTAAGGATTTCGTGGTTGAGGTCAATTATGCAAAACGACATTTGAAGTTGTACAATCCTGAGGATTACCAATACAAGGACTCCAAAAAAATTGAAACCATCCCATTGATAGTAGATGGAAAAAAAGCATTTGTAGATGGCGCAATAACACGTGAGGATGATACCGAAATACCTGTAAAATTATTGGTGGACACCGGAAGTAGTGATGCCCTTTGGTTGTTCCATGATCCCGAAAAAGGGTTGGAAATTCCCAATCAGAATTATGAGGATTTTCTGGGCAAGGGATTAAATGGTAATATTTTTGGAAAGCGTACCAAACTTAAAGGTATGCGTATTGGTAGCTTTCAGTTCAATGAAGCCAAGGTGGCCTTCCCTTATAAGGAGTCTTTTTATGCCATTAAGAATTTAGGGAACAGAAACGGTAGTGTTGGTGGAGAGGTCCTAAAGCGCTTCAACATTATATTTGATTATCCCAACAATAAGTTGTCCCTGAGCAAAAATTCCAATTTCAATGCGCCTTTTCAGTACAATCTGGCAGGGATAGACCTCCAGCATAATGGCGTACGTTATATCTCGGAAAGTATTACCGATCCCAGGGGTGTGGTCAAAACCGAACATAGTAAGAATTCACTTGGAAACGTACAGATCATTCTTGGAAACAGCACACGATTAAGCCTGGTTCCCGAAATCGTGGTCTCCAGTATTCGCGCAGGGAGTCCTGCGGCGGAAGCGGGATTAAAGGAAGGTGATGTTATTTTGGCCGTAAACGGTAAAAGAATACACAACTATAAGCTCCAGGAAATACTGCAAATGTTGAACCAACGGGAAGGAAAAAGGGTACGTGTACTTATTGAACGTTACAATAGGGATATTCTTTACTCCTTTGTATTGAAAGATCTGTTCAAAACAAAAAAGCCCTGA
- a CDS encoding pyridoxal phosphate-dependent aminotransferase, whose translation MPKISSKGQNMPASPIRKLVPYAEAAKKRGIKVIHLNIGQPDIKTPRAALDAVKNMDIEVLAYSRTEGSEAYRDKIADYYAKHGIHISASEIIVTTGGSEALSFTMGTILDNGDEIIIPEPFYANYNGFAQANGVNVVPIASSIASNFALPPISEFEKSITPRTKAILICNPGNPTGYLYTHHEIAQLAKLVKKHDLFLVADEVYREFAYDDKQHHSILREPGLEQHAIVVDSVSKRYSMCGARIGCVVSKNPSVIESVLKFAQARLSPPTLAQIASEAALGTPQSYFDEVKQEYVSRRDVLVSELEKIAGIKIARPSGAFYCVAELPIADADHFAQWLLEEFEIEGETVMVAPAGGFYATPELGKNQIRIAYVLKNEVLKRAVHILKEGLKQYAESGN comes from the coding sequence ATGCCAAAGATTTCCTCGAAAGGTCAAAACATGCCCGCATCGCCCATAAGAAAGCTGGTTCCCTATGCTGAAGCAGCCAAAAAAAGGGGCATTAAGGTAATCCATTTAAACATTGGACAACCGGACATCAAAACCCCAAGAGCAGCCTTGGACGCGGTTAAGAATATGGATATAGAGGTATTGGCCTATAGCCGTACGGAGGGTTCGGAAGCATACCGTGATAAAATTGCCGACTATTATGCCAAACACGGAATCCACATATCCGCTTCCGAAATTATTGTGACCACAGGTGGTTCAGAAGCACTGTCCTTTACCATGGGAACCATTTTGGACAATGGGGATGAAATCATAATTCCAGAACCTTTCTACGCCAATTATAATGGTTTTGCCCAGGCAAATGGGGTGAATGTAGTTCCCATCGCTTCTTCAATAGCATCCAATTTTGCGCTTCCGCCCATTTCAGAATTCGAAAAGAGTATTACGCCACGCACCAAGGCCATTCTAATTTGTAATCCAGGAAATCCAACGGGATATCTTTATACCCATCATGAAATAGCACAATTGGCTAAATTGGTCAAAAAACATGATTTGTTTTTGGTTGCCGACGAAGTATATCGGGAATTCGCTTATGATGATAAACAGCACCATTCCATACTTAGGGAACCAGGATTGGAACAACATGCCATAGTGGTGGATTCCGTCTCAAAAAGGTATAGCATGTGTGGGGCACGTATTGGTTGTGTCGTTTCAAAAAATCCATCGGTCATTGAATCCGTGCTGAAGTTTGCCCAAGCAAGACTGTCCCCTCCCACCCTGGCACAAATTGCCAGTGAGGCCGCCTTGGGCACCCCCCAGTCCTATTTCGATGAGGTAAAACAGGAATACGTTTCCAGAAGGGATGTCCTGGTCTCCGAACTGGAAAAGATAGCTGGCATAAAAATAGCCAGGCCCAGCGGTGCCTTTTACTGTGTTGCCGAGCTTCCCATAGCGGATGCCGACCATTTTGCCCAATGGCTTCTGGAAGAATTTGAAATTGAGGGGGAAACCGTCATGGTGGCCCCGGCCGGAGGTTTTTATGCTACCCCGGAACTTGGAAAAAATCAGATTAGAATTGCCTACGTATTGAAAAACGAAGTCCTAAAACGTGCTGTACATATTCTTAAGGAAGGCTTGAAACAATACGCTGAAAGTGGAAATTAA
- the murB gene encoding UDP-N-acetylmuramate dehydrogenase, with product MEIKDNISLKPYNTFGIDVIAKHFVEVTGLAQLQRLLQLSAYPDKFIISGGSNMLLTKDIEALVMHINLKGIRIVEEDQETVTIKIMAGENWHDLVLWTLDHDYGGLENLSLIPGNTGTAPIQNIGAYGVELKDVFVGCEAMNVQNQELQAFSKEDCQFGYRDSIFKNKAKGKYIITSVMLKLTKANHKLHTFYGAIEDELKQMNVVTPTIRDISNAVVSIRSKKLPDPKEIGNSGSFFKNPVVSKKTFEKLQKKHPNVPFYKMDDDTYKIPTGWLIEQCGFKGKRFGDAGVHEKQALVLVNYGNARGVEILELAEKVQKTVATKFGIRLFPEVNIIK from the coding sequence GTGGAAATTAAAGACAATATTTCACTTAAACCCTACAATACTTTTGGTATTGATGTTATTGCCAAACATTTTGTGGAAGTCACTGGTTTGGCACAACTTCAAAGACTTCTGCAACTTTCTGCCTATCCCGACAAATTTATCATTAGCGGTGGTAGCAATATGTTGCTCACCAAGGACATTGAGGCACTTGTCATGCATATCAATCTTAAAGGGATACGTATTGTTGAAGAGGACCAGGAAACGGTAACCATAAAAATAATGGCAGGCGAAAATTGGCACGATCTGGTCCTTTGGACCTTGGACCATGACTATGGAGGCCTGGAAAACCTGTCATTGATTCCGGGCAATACGGGTACCGCACCAATCCAGAACATAGGCGCTTATGGCGTGGAATTAAAGGACGTGTTCGTAGGATGCGAGGCCATGAACGTTCAAAATCAGGAACTGCAGGCGTTTTCCAAAGAGGATTGCCAGTTTGGGTATCGCGATTCCATCTTTAAAAACAAGGCAAAAGGGAAGTACATCATTACTTCGGTCATGTTAAAATTGACCAAGGCAAATCATAAGTTGCATACCTTTTATGGTGCCATTGAGGATGAGCTTAAACAAATGAACGTAGTAACACCGACCATTAGGGACATTTCCAACGCAGTGGTTTCCATACGCAGCAAAAAGCTTCCAGATCCCAAAGAAATAGGAAATAGTGGAAGTTTCTTCAAAAACCCTGTAGTTTCAAAAAAGACCTTTGAAAAGCTTCAAAAAAAACATCCAAATGTCCCATTCTATAAAATGGATGACGACACCTACAAAATCCCTACAGGTTGGCTCATTGAGCAATGTGGATTTAAAGGAAAACGCTTTGGTGACGCAGGAGTTCATGAAAAACAGGCTTTGGTATTGGTAAACTATGGAAATGCCAGAGGAGTGGAAATTCTGGAGCTGGCCGAAAAAGTTCAAAAAACCGTGGCAACAAAATTTGGTATACGGTTATTTCCAGAAGTGAATATCATAAAATAA
- a CDS encoding RNA polymerase sigma factor, with translation MSTLLEKHIVELLQERNEKAISLLYDNYADTLYGVAYKVVKDEDLAQDVVQESFVKIWKKSDSYDSTKAKLFTWLFRITRNTAIDKLRSINTKSDKEIQMDVSDVYNLGEQSIRPEFIDVKKNLGRLEPKYRIVLEALFFEGMTQQEASDELDIPLGTIKSRLKIGLREMRKIYGTIALLLALNLMV, from the coding sequence ATGAGCACACTACTTGAAAAACATATTGTGGAATTACTGCAGGAACGGAATGAAAAGGCCATTTCCCTGCTCTATGACAATTATGCGGACACCCTTTATGGAGTTGCCTATAAAGTGGTAAAGGACGAAGATTTGGCACAGGATGTAGTTCAGGAAAGCTTTGTAAAGATTTGGAAAAAGTCGGATTCGTATGATTCCACCAAGGCCAAATTGTTCACATGGCTATTTCGAATCACCAGAAATACGGCGATTGATAAATTAAGAAGCATCAACACAAAATCCGATAAGGAAATCCAAATGGATGTTTCTGACGTATATAATCTAGGTGAGCAGAGCATTAGGCCAGAGTTTATAGACGTAAAGAAAAACTTGGGCAGGCTGGAACCTAAATATAGGATTGTCCTGGAGGCCCTTTTTTTTGAGGGTATGACCCAACAAGAGGCCAGTGACGAGTTGGACATTCCTTTGGGGACCATAAAATCGAGACTTAAGATAGGACTTCGCGAAATGCGAAAGATTTATGGAACGATTGCGCTACTGCTGGCTTTAAATTTAATGGTATGA
- a CDS encoding anti-sigma factor domain-containing protein — protein MKEKIRIFLDSDLLEKYLLGDTSTEETLQVERYIAMYPEVRDSYNELQENLESFAKLHALKAPEGLKELILGKIRQEKRKGSKFYRYAIAASIAALIFAGSSYFFYNQNLDLQERNSIVNNKIKDLEMDMKVQLEDLRNQYIVLNNPNTKKFTVNGNKKAKELKAITYINPVKKLSYINVSNLPQLPEDQCFQMWAEVNGELVNLGVIKNFENKEKLLALPYADKAIGYITIEPKGGNDTPTVKNIVANITY, from the coding sequence ATGAAGGAAAAAATACGCATATTTTTAGATAGTGACCTTTTGGAGAAATATCTACTTGGGGACACTTCCACGGAGGAAACACTTCAGGTGGAGCGTTACATAGCCATGTATCCCGAGGTCCGGGATTCCTATAATGAGTTGCAGGAAAACTTGGAATCTTTTGCAAAATTGCACGCCCTAAAGGCCCCTGAGGGCCTAAAAGAGCTTATTTTAGGTAAAATACGTCAAGAAAAACGCAAGGGCAGTAAGTTTTATAGATATGCCATCGCCGCAAGTATCGCTGCATTGATTTTTGCCGGTTCGTCCTATTTCTTCTATAACCAAAATCTGGACCTTCAGGAGAGAAACTCCATTGTGAACAATAAAATAAAGGATTTGGAGATGGATATGAAGGTGCAGTTGGAGGACTTAAGAAACCAATATATTGTGCTCAACAACCCCAATACCAAAAAGTTTACGGTCAATGGGAACAAAAAAGCAAAGGAATTAAAGGCAATAACCTACATAAATCCCGTAAAAAAGCTTTCCTATATCAATGTTAGCAATTTACCGCAACTGCCAGAGGATCAATGCTTCCAAATGTGGGCCGAGGTGAACGGGGAGTTGGTCAACCTTGGGGTTATCAAAAACTTTGAGAACAAGGAAAAGTTATTGGCACTTCCCTATGCGGATAAAGCTATTGGATATATAACCATTGAACCCAAGGGCGGTAACGACACCCCTACTGTTAAAAATATTGTGGCCAATATCACGTATTGA
- a CDS encoding membrane or secreted protein, which produces MKLVLLTVGLLALAFSGIAIKIWSKRDGRFAGTCASQSPFLNKEGEACGFCGKLPDEQDCKKDTVVQN; this is translated from the coding sequence ATGAAATTAGTACTGCTTACCGTGGGGCTATTGGCCCTGGCATTTTCTGGGATAGCTATAAAGATATGGTCAAAAAGGGACGGAAGGTTCGCGGGTACCTGTGCGAGCCAAAGCCCTTTCCTTAACAAAGAAGGGGAAGCATGCGGTTTTTGCGGAAAGCTTCCAGACGAACAGGACTGCAAAAAGGACACAGTCGTTCAAAACTAA
- a CDS encoding RNA polymerase sigma factor: MNKPVDLLETIAKAKSGNQIAFSQLLDRFWNDVYGFQLLRTKNENDAEDISIQTFAKAFDKIHTYDDTYEFSTWLITISKNIHVDLIRKRKRNILDGKELHKSEEINSVLDETPTVEDALIIEQNLASLLSDIKKLKPNYQKVINLRYFNEMTYAEIANELGEPINNVKVKLLRAKKLLAAIIANKKHREN; encoded by the coding sequence TTGAACAAACCGGTTGATTTACTAGAAACCATTGCCAAGGCAAAATCGGGCAACCAGATTGCCTTTAGCCAACTTTTGGACCGCTTTTGGAACGATGTTTATGGATTTCAGTTATTGAGGACCAAAAACGAAAATGATGCCGAGGATATTTCAATACAGACCTTTGCCAAGGCCTTTGATAAGATACATACCTATGACGATACCTATGAATTCAGCACTTGGCTCATTACCATTTCAAAAAACATTCATGTCGATTTAATCCGAAAAAGAAAGAGAAATATTCTGGATGGCAAGGAATTGCATAAATCTGAAGAAATCAATTCGGTTCTGGATGAAACCCCTACTGTGGAAGATGCATTGATCATAGAGCAAAATTTAGCCTCCCTGCTCTCGGACATCAAAAAGTTAAAGCCCAACTACCAAAAGGTCATTAACCTGCGTTATTTCAATGAAATGACCTATGCGGAAATCGCCAATGAACTGGGAGAGCCCATAAACAATGTTAAAGTAAAGCTTTTAAGGGCCAAGAAACTCCTGGCGGCCATCATCGCCAATAAGAAGCATCGGGAAAACTGA